In Maridesulfovibrio sp., a single genomic region encodes these proteins:
- a CDS encoding ribonuclease Z: MKCTFLGVGSAFDAERTSTSILIESGSRSALLDCGFNAGHAFAQKASNPAELDMLWISHFHGDHFFGVPFLLGFLFSTGRQKTLHICGPAGLEQKIRDLTALAYPHLMDKIPFDILFEEFNSGDMKSVAGFRIGVCNVEHSPPALAVRIEIDEKSVFYSGDGSVTAECAALAYRADLGIMEAQQLSTPVKGHSTVTQVIEFASIAKIGQVALVHLDPFMRTCKKVDLQHILDTSESVEFFLPEDGQRVTPGKAM, encoded by the coding sequence ATGAAATGCACATTTCTGGGAGTAGGTTCGGCTTTTGATGCCGAGCGGACCTCAACTTCCATACTGATTGAATCCGGCAGCAGATCCGCCCTTCTGGATTGCGGATTCAACGCGGGTCACGCTTTTGCCCAAAAAGCCTCGAATCCTGCTGAACTGGATATGCTCTGGATTTCCCACTTTCACGGAGACCATTTTTTCGGAGTTCCTTTCCTGCTGGGCTTCCTGTTCAGTACAGGGCGACAAAAAACTCTGCACATATGCGGACCTGCAGGGCTTGAACAAAAGATACGCGACCTTACAGCTCTTGCATATCCGCACCTGATGGACAAAATTCCTTTTGATATATTATTTGAAGAATTCAATTCCGGGGACATGAAAAGTGTTGCCGGATTCCGGATAGGAGTATGCAATGTTGAGCATTCTCCCCCGGCACTGGCCGTTCGCATTGAGATAGACGAAAAATCAGTTTTCTACAGTGGAGACGGCTCCGTAACGGCTGAGTGTGCGGCCCTTGCATACCGTGCCGACCTGGGCATCATGGAGGCCCAGCAGCTAAGCACGCCTGTAAAAGGACACTCTACTGTAACACAAGTCATTGAATTTGCATCTATTGCAAAAATAGGTCAGGTTGCTCTTGTACATCTGGACCCTTTTATGCGAACCTGTAAAAAAGTTGACCTGCAACATATTCTTGATACATCCGAATCAGTTGAATTTTTTCTTCCAGAAGACGGCCAAAGAGTCACGCCGGGCAAGGCAATGTGA
- a CDS encoding type II CAAX endopeptidase family protein, with translation MNSKKKSTILIITALPFYLNDFSNIFIRHELLWLTIDYGLKLLPLGYLFFLTGQGTLSRADLGLVSLSKGRFLSWTAGMTVLGLCLDEPGFAFWNGILPSLRLGSIPIGPDSPLYMLDMTIGLALVAVAEEIIFRGLVFSALKEKGYSTPAVFMTSAAIFGLIHWSQGPVALAATAVTGSGLMLCMWKTGSVYPTIIAHFIINVLSFTGLACEFWGL, from the coding sequence ATGAACAGCAAGAAAAAATCAACGATTCTGATAATCACCGCCCTACCGTTCTATCTCAATGATTTTTCGAACATATTTATCAGACACGAACTTCTCTGGCTGACGATAGATTACGGATTGAAACTGCTCCCGCTGGGCTACCTATTCTTCCTCACCGGGCAGGGAACTCTCAGTCGCGCGGACCTCGGCCTCGTCTCCCTTTCCAAGGGGAGATTTCTCAGCTGGACCGCCGGAATGACAGTTCTCGGGCTCTGCCTTGACGAACCGGGATTCGCCTTCTGGAACGGCATACTGCCCTCCCTGAGACTCGGCTCTATCCCGATCGGTCCGGACTCCCCTCTGTACATGCTGGATATGACTATCGGACTGGCACTGGTTGCGGTCGCAGAAGAAATCATCTTCAGGGGGCTTGTTTTTTCGGCATTAAAGGAAAAAGGATACTCCACCCCGGCTGTTTTCATGACCTCGGCAGCCATCTTCGGGCTGATACACTGGTCACAGGGCCCTGTTGCCCTAGCGGCGACAGCAGTTACCGGTTCCGGGCTCATGCTCTGCATGTGGAAGACAGGATCGGTATACCCTACAATAATTGCACACTTCATAATCAACGTACTTTCCTTTACAGGACTGGCATGTGAATTCTGGGGGCTGTAA
- the rfaE2 gene encoding D-glycero-beta-D-manno-heptose 1-phosphate adenylyltransferase: MSAEEFEKVRADFPAGRKIVFTNGCFDILHAGHVDLLSRAREQGDCLVLGLNSDKSVRSIKGEKRPVTGQQQRAFVLAGLSCIDYVIFFDEDTPYNLIRRVRPDVLVKGGDWAVEKIVGRDVVEENGGKVLSLPLLPGYSTTGIIRHIRDKEIE, from the coding sequence ATGTCAGCCGAGGAATTTGAAAAAGTGCGTGCGGATTTTCCGGCAGGCCGGAAGATAGTGTTCACCAACGGCTGTTTTGATATCCTTCATGCCGGGCATGTTGATTTGCTTTCCAGAGCACGCGAACAGGGTGATTGTCTGGTGCTGGGGCTCAATAGTGATAAGTCCGTACGCTCCATAAAAGGTGAAAAGAGACCTGTTACCGGGCAGCAGCAGCGGGCCTTTGTTCTGGCCGGGCTGTCCTGCATTGATTATGTGATTTTCTTTGATGAGGATACGCCGTATAACCTTATCCGGCGTGTGCGCCCGGATGTTCTGGTCAAAGGCGGAGACTGGGCGGTGGAAAAGATCGTCGGAAGGGATGTTGTGGAGGAGAATGGCGGAAAGGTGCTTTCTCTCCCGCTTTTGCCCGGGTATTCCACCACCGGCATCATCAGGCATATCCGGGATAAGGAAATAGAATAG
- a CDS encoding Nif3-like dinuclear metal center hexameric protein: MRTAEVIRAIEKLVPSGYASSWDNCGVQIAGAERNVARVAVALDPLAQVVAEALGWGADFILTHHPLAIEAKLPARLDWFHEVMRLVLGSGVTLFAAHTSLDVQFRGVVSWLGREFGLEDMQVLEPVAEDAAGNVLGFGCIGNFSVSRPFGEFAEQVAVLAGCDFIPVCGPQPEKVGRVAICPGSGSSLIEDAHAAGADVFITGDVKYHPAQETPVAILDVGHFSLEEEMMRRFSLILGSELGDTVQVKFFSGRNPFAFHLRGEGVRRS; this comes from the coding sequence ATGAGAACGGCGGAAGTTATCAGGGCGATAGAGAAGCTGGTGCCTTCAGGGTATGCGTCTTCATGGGATAACTGCGGTGTCCAGATTGCCGGAGCGGAAAGGAATGTCGCCAGGGTTGCCGTTGCGCTTGATCCGCTTGCGCAGGTTGTTGCCGAGGCCCTTGGATGGGGTGCTGATTTTATTCTTACCCATCATCCGCTGGCGATCGAAGCAAAGCTTCCGGCAAGGCTTGACTGGTTCCACGAGGTGATGCGGCTGGTGCTCGGTTCAGGGGTGACTCTCTTTGCCGCGCATACTTCCCTTGATGTACAGTTCAGGGGAGTTGTCTCCTGGCTTGGTCGGGAATTTGGCCTTGAGGACATGCAGGTCCTGGAGCCTGTTGCGGAAGATGCCGCAGGAAATGTCCTGGGGTTCGGATGCATCGGGAATTTTTCCGTTTCCCGCCCGTTCGGGGAATTTGCCGAACAGGTTGCCGTTCTGGCGGGGTGCGATTTTATACCGGTTTGCGGTCCGCAGCCGGAAAAAGTCGGTCGGGTTGCCATCTGCCCCGGTTCCGGCTCGTCCCTTATCGAAGACGCTCATGCGGCGGGGGCGGATGTTTTTATTACCGGAGACGTCAAGTATCATCCTGCGCAGGAAACTCCTGTCGCCATTCTTGACGTAGGGCATTTCTCCCTTGAGGAAGAAATGATGCGCCGGTTTTCCCTGATATTGGGATCAGAACTGGGCGATACAGTGCAGGTCAAATTTTTCAGCGGACGCAATCCCTTTGCCTTTCATCTGCGCGGGGAAGGTGTCCGCAGGTCCTGA
- a CDS encoding C4-type zinc ribbon domain-containing protein, translating into MYEKQIEQLVVLQKVDDEIILLEAEIDQAPKDVAALEARYESLMKRKQQLDEKLQLLQDQKKKLELEIEEDSVKVKKSKSKLMLVGTTKEYHAMMREMDSLEKLNRLREEEKVTVLEETARQTEMLEEINSKMSALNDELEEKRAGLKERLAAANGELDKLTKRRNEACEVVPKPILGRYEFIRSRLSHPVIVPVEAAVCTGCNIMIPPQEYNVLQEGKQILSCPNCQRLIYWIEHIPEAAKPKALQKEAAE; encoded by the coding sequence ATGTACGAAAAACAGATAGAACAGCTTGTTGTACTGCAGAAGGTTGATGATGAAATTATCCTTCTTGAAGCGGAAATAGATCAGGCACCTAAAGACGTTGCGGCTCTGGAAGCCCGCTATGAATCTCTGATGAAGCGCAAGCAGCAGCTTGATGAAAAACTTCAGCTTCTTCAGGATCAGAAGAAAAAGCTTGAACTCGAGATTGAAGAAGATTCCGTCAAGGTCAAAAAGAGCAAGAGCAAGCTGATGCTGGTGGGTACCACCAAGGAATACCACGCGATGATGCGTGAAATGGACAGCCTTGAGAAGCTCAACAGACTGCGTGAGGAAGAGAAAGTAACCGTGCTGGAGGAAACAGCCCGCCAGACCGAGATGCTTGAAGAAATCAATTCCAAGATGAGCGCCCTCAACGATGAACTTGAAGAAAAGCGTGCCGGACTCAAGGAAAGACTTGCTGCCGCCAATGGGGAGCTGGACAAACTCACCAAGCGTCGCAATGAAGCCTGCGAGGTTGTTCCCAAACCTATTCTCGGACGTTATGAATTTATTCGTTCCCGTCTTTCCCACCCGGTTATCGTGCCGGTTGAGGCAGCAGTATGCACCGGCTGCAATATCATGATTCCGCCGCAGGAGTACAACGTGCTTCAGGAAGGGAAACAGATTCTCAGCTGCCCCAACTGTCAGCGTCTTATTTACTGGATCGAGCATATTCCCGAGGCTGCAAAGCCCAAGGCTCTTCAGAAAGAAGCTGCTGAATAA
- the ispD gene encoding 2-C-methyl-D-erythritol 4-phosphate cytidylyltransferase, translating into MSKSGEVWAVLLAAGSGTRLAQAVGGVKKQFLSWKGFPLFWHSALTFSKTPAIKGIVFVFPPDQVEEMRETVAGLDGSDSLGLPWRVTAGGARRQDSVFNGLNELPSRCTHVLVHDSARPFASAAMVTEIVEMLQDGTEAVVPAVEVTDTVKEVDGDVVRKTLVRSRLKAVQTPQGFSLPVLYAAHRQAEEEGWDVTDDASMVEMAGREVRICPGEEGNVKITNPEDLKRIEDETRTLPCVGWGYDVHRYGEGRPMVLGGVPIPGGPQVIAHSDGDVLLHALSDAILGLFGGGDIGFHFPDTSAECENMSSGIILKEVMAKAEEAGVEIVHVDLTVIAQIPKLAPHRELIRKNVASVMGLDRSQVNVKATTEEKLGFTGEKKGIKAVAAVTGVKTFSRS; encoded by the coding sequence ATGAGCAAATCCGGTGAAGTCTGGGCCGTCCTTCTTGCCGCGGGCAGTGGAACGAGACTTGCGCAGGCAGTTGGCGGGGTAAAAAAACAGTTTCTCAGCTGGAAGGGCTTCCCTCTCTTCTGGCATTCAGCGCTCACTTTTTCAAAGACACCCGCCATTAAGGGGATTGTGTTCGTGTTTCCTCCCGATCAGGTTGAGGAAATGCGTGAAACAGTCGCCGGCCTGGACGGCAGTGATTCCCTGGGACTTCCCTGGCGAGTCACTGCAGGCGGAGCCCGCCGTCAGGACTCGGTATTTAACGGCTTGAACGAACTTCCTTCCCGGTGTACCCATGTGCTGGTGCATGACTCGGCCCGTCCTTTTGCCTCGGCGGCAATGGTTACTGAAATAGTCGAAATGCTGCAGGACGGAACTGAAGCTGTGGTCCCTGCTGTAGAGGTCACTGATACGGTCAAGGAAGTTGACGGTGATGTGGTCCGCAAGACTCTGGTGCGTTCCCGGCTCAAAGCCGTGCAGACCCCGCAGGGATTTTCCCTGCCGGTCCTTTACGCCGCACATAGACAGGCGGAGGAAGAAGGCTGGGATGTAACCGATGATGCGTCCATGGTGGAGATGGCCGGTCGGGAGGTAAGAATATGCCCCGGAGAGGAAGGAAACGTGAAAATAACCAATCCTGAAGACCTGAAACGTATTGAGGATGAAACCAGAACCCTGCCGTGCGTGGGCTGGGGATACGATGTGCATCGCTACGGCGAAGGACGTCCCATGGTTCTGGGCGGCGTGCCGATTCCCGGGGGACCTCAGGTCATAGCTCATTCCGATGGTGATGTTCTGCTGCATGCTTTATCCGATGCGATCCTCGGGCTGTTCGGCGGCGGAGATATCGGGTTTCATTTCCCGGACACTTCTGCGGAGTGCGAAAACATGTCCAGCGGCATTATTCTGAAGGAAGTCATGGCCAAAGCCGAGGAAGCCGGGGTGGAGATTGTTCATGTCGACCTTACGGTAATTGCCCAGATTCCGAAGCTTGCCCCCCATCGGGAACTTATCCGCAAGAATGTGGCTTCGGTAATGGGGCTGGACAGATCGCAGGTCAACGTCAAGGCGACAACTGAAGAGAAACTCGGTTTTACCGGAGAGAAGAAAGGCATCAAAGCCGTTGCTGCAGTGACCGGGGTAAAGACCTTTTCCCGGAGTTGA
- the cysS gene encoding cysteine--tRNA ligase: MRLYNTLKRKKEEFVPLDGNKVNMYACGITAYDLCHIGHARSSVVFDVLVRYLRFKGYDVTFVRNFTDIDDKIINRANETGVTATELAEKFIGEFYVDMDRLNILRADIEPKCTEHIPEMIRLTSTLIERGHAYPTPSGDVYFKVRSFADYGKLSGRNIEDLQSGARIQPGEEKEDPLDFALWKAAKPGEPSWESPWGQGRPGWHLECSAMSEKYLPLPFDIHGGGQDLSFPHHENEIAQSEAATGKEMARFWVHNGFVQINSEKMSKSLGNFFTIRDILGKFLPETLRYFLLTMHYRSPLDFSFDALEEAEKGIRRVYTALEQTAEALQKTKWSKAALPAEVTDEIAEAEKGWAEAMEDDMNTAAALGHIFTLIRLAGRIGEEKSWRKSEGGRDAWARILEDVKKWGEVLGIFTAEPAVFLENLKQCMLERKGIDVSRVEELVAARQDARKNKDFARSDEIRDELAELGIEVKDTPQGPVWSVI; encoded by the coding sequence ATGCGCCTTTATAATACGCTCAAACGCAAGAAAGAAGAATTTGTTCCCTTAGACGGAAACAAGGTGAACATGTATGCCTGCGGTATAACTGCCTATGACCTCTGCCATATCGGGCATGCCCGTTCTTCCGTGGTTTTCGATGTTCTGGTTCGTTACCTGCGTTTCAAGGGGTATGATGTTACCTTTGTTCGGAACTTTACGGATATTGACGACAAGATAATCAACCGGGCAAATGAAACGGGTGTGACCGCCACCGAGCTGGCTGAAAAATTTATCGGCGAATTTTACGTTGACATGGACAGGCTGAATATTCTGCGCGCAGATATTGAGCCCAAATGTACCGAGCACATTCCGGAAATGATCAGGCTCACCTCCACTCTTATCGAGCGCGGACATGCCTATCCTACTCCTTCCGGCGACGTTTATTTCAAGGTCCGTTCCTTTGCCGATTATGGAAAGCTTTCCGGCCGTAATATCGAAGACCTGCAGTCCGGTGCGCGTATACAGCCGGGTGAAGAAAAAGAAGATCCTTTGGATTTTGCTCTCTGGAAGGCGGCAAAGCCGGGTGAACCTTCCTGGGAAAGTCCGTGGGGACAGGGCCGTCCCGGTTGGCATCTGGAGTGTTCGGCCATGAGTGAAAAATATCTGCCTCTGCCTTTCGATATTCATGGCGGCGGTCAGGATTTGAGCTTTCCGCACCATGAGAATGAAATCGCCCAGAGCGAAGCTGCTACCGGTAAGGAAATGGCCCGATTCTGGGTGCATAACGGTTTTGTGCAGATCAATTCCGAAAAGATGTCCAAATCTTTGGGCAACTTTTTTACCATCCGCGATATTCTGGGCAAGTTCCTGCCCGAAACATTGCGTTATTTCCTGCTGACCATGCACTACCGCAGCCCTCTTGATTTTTCGTTTGATGCCCTTGAAGAGGCGGAAAAGGGAATCCGCAGGGTTTACACTGCTCTGGAGCAGACGGCGGAAGCCCTGCAGAAGACCAAATGGTCCAAGGCTGCCCTGCCTGCAGAGGTTACGGATGAAATCGCGGAAGCCGAAAAGGGCTGGGCCGAGGCCATGGAAGACGATATGAATACCGCTGCGGCATTGGGGCATATTTTTACCCTGATCCGTCTGGCTGGGCGTATCGGCGAGGAAAAATCATGGCGTAAGAGCGAGGGCGGGCGTGACGCCTGGGCTCGTATTCTGGAAGATGTGAAAAAGTGGGGAGAAGTTCTGGGTATTTTTACCGCTGAACCTGCTGTCTTTCTGGAAAATCTGAAGCAGTGCATGCTTGAACGCAAGGGAATTGACGTTTCACGGGTTGAAGAGCTTGTCGCCGCGCGTCAGGATGCAAGAAAAAATAAGGATTTTGCCCGTTCGGATGAAATCCGGGATGAACTGGCCGAGCTCGGTATTGAAGTGAAGGACACCCCTCAGGGACCGGTCTGGAGCGTTATCTAG